CCGGCGACAGCGCCTGCTCCAGCGTCGTGACGGCCGGCAACAGCCCGTACTCGACGTCGATCAGCTCCAGCGCGTCCTCGGCAGTGGCGCGGTCGACCGCGGCGACGGCGGCCAGACCGTGCCCGGTGTAGAGCACCTTGTCGACCGCGAGCGGATACGCGACCGTCTCGGGCCCGTCCGGCGCCGGCCGCCAGATCAGCGGCTGTGGCCGCCGCACCATCGACTTCACGTCCGCGCCCGTGACGACGGCGAACACACCGGGGTACGCGGCGGCTGCGGTCGTGTCGATGCGCACGATCCGGGCATGCGGGTGCGGGCTGCGCAGGATCGCCGCCTCCAGCACACCGGGCGGCCGCACGTCGTCGATGAACACCGCCCGCCCCGTGAGCAGCCGCACGTCCTCCGCACGGCTCACACGAGCGCCGATCACCCCACCGCCCACGGTCACCCCCTGTCGTCCACCTCGACCCTGGCACTGACCGGAAGGGCGGGGAAGCACTCAGTCGGGTTACGTGTTGCGGCGGGAGGGGGATCACGCGGTTGCTGCCAGGTCAAGGTCTGCGGGTGACGTCGGCCGGCGTCCTGTCAAGGTGTGGCAGGACGCCGGCCGACAGGTTCAGCGGACCGGGACTATTCCGGTCGACGTGCGCTTTCCCACGAGTAGAATCGCGCGGCCTCGTCCAGCACCGATGGGCTGAGGTCCGTGTACCACTCCAGCGTCGTCTTCATGGACTCCTCGTAGTTGGAGTGGTCGTAGAGGCCGAAGTTCGTCGTGAGTTCCGTGAGGTTGGCGGTCAGCACGGCGCGTGGGGTCTCGCCGCTGCGCATCGGCAGGTACTTGATGCCGGCGTTGTTGCCGAAGTGCTCGTTGACGAGCGCGGCGACCTCGTTGACCGTCTTGCCGACGCCGCTGCCGCAGTCCGGCACGACGTCGGTGATGCACTGACGGGTGAACTTGATCGTCAGGTCGGCGAGGTCGCGGGAGTAGATCATGTCTACGATCTGCTCGCCGTCCCCGAAGACCTCGAGCGGGAGCCCGCGCATGGCCTGCGCGGCGAACGCCGGGACGATCTTCCGGATGGGGTGGAGCGCCTGACCGGGACCGTAGGCGTTGTAGTAGCGCAACGAGCAGATCTTGGTGTCCGGGTGTTCGAGGTTGGACATGCGCGCGAACTGCTCGGCGGCGTACTTGGTGATGCTGTAGGTGTTCAGCCAGACGTTGGGCTTGCCCGGGTAGAAGACCCTCGGCACCCCGTGCTCGACCGCGGTCTCGAACACCGCGACCGTGCCCTTGATGTTGACGTCGATGGCCAGTTCCTGGCTCTCCTGCAGCTCCGCCGTGCCCAGGACACCTGCCAGGTGGAACACCTCGTCGGCGCCGTCGAACAGCTCGGCGAGCAGTTCCCGGTTCCGCACGTCACCTTGGACGAATCGGCAGTCGACGTGCAGTCCTTTCGAGCCGGGTGGCAGGAGGTCGACCACCACCACCTCGTGCCCCTGCTCCAAGAGCAGCTGCGCGATCGTGCTCCCGAGGAACCCGCTACCCCCCGTGACGACAGATTTCACTTGGCTTCCCTCCTCGGATGCCGCCGCACCGGACGGTGCCGCGGAGAACATCCACCCCTGTGGTGACCGAATCGAATTGATCGTTGAGAGTCGTTCGTTGAACGCGTGCGTCTACTTGACGGACAGCGCACCCAGTTCGAAGTACTGGATCCCCCTGCTCACCAGCTCCTCGCGGAACAGGCCGAGGTTGTCGACGATCAAGGGCGGTGAGCTGAGCTTGGTGATGATGTCCGGCAGGTCGCGGTACTCGGCGTGAGCCGTGGCGACGACCAGCATGCGCACCTCGGCGAGCCCCGTCGGGTAGGCCAGCGGAGCGCTCCCGGTCAGATGAGTGGCTTCGTCCGGGGTGAAGTACGGGTCGTGCACCCGCACCTCCACGCCCAGTTCGCGGAGGCAGCGCGCCAGTGCGGCGGCGGGGGAGCCCTCGCTGATCCGGGCATCCGGCGCGTAGCTCACGCCCAAGATGCCGATCGGCCCATCGGCGAGGTCGCGGAGCTTGGCCGCCAACTGCCGAGGATAGGCGGCGGACCACTCCCGGGCCGAGTGCACGATGGGCATCGCCTGGCTCTGTGCCACGTCCTCGACGATGAACTCCGGGCTCAGCGGGATGCAGTAGCCGCCGATGCCGATCGAGGGATGGTAGGTGGGCATGTTCCACTTCGTGCCGGCCAGCTTCAGCACCTCGACGACGTCGAGATCCGGGTACGCCTCGGTCAGCTGGTTGGTGAGCACGAGATCCAGGTAGCGGTACAGGTTCTCGACCGGCTTGGTCAGCGCGGCGTGCGCCCAGTCCCGGGCGACGTGGACGTGCTCGGAGACCGACGAGTACAGCGCCTCGGCCAACGGTCGGGATTCGTCGCGCCAGGAGCCGACCACCCGGGGCAGGGTCTTCAGGTTCATGTCCGCCGACAGCATCCAGTCCCGGCGGGGTGCGGCGATCAGGTGAAGGCCCGGCCAGTCGGGGGCGTCACCCAGCAGCGTGGGCAGCACCTCCTCCCGCAACCACCGGACGTTGACCGTGCTCTCGATCGAGACGATCACCTCCCCGCCGGCGCCGTGCAGCGCCCGGATCCGGCGGAGCACGTCCAAGAGCGGTTCGACGACCGGTTTTCCCGAGCGGTCGGTGTTGACGCACACCACGTGGACGGCGGCCGGCCACGGGACCTCGTCGGGGAGACCCGCGCTCAGCCGCCCGTCGTCCACCAGCTCCCGTCGCAGTGGGATCCGGTCCTCGAACCCGGGCACCGGGACCCTGGCGTTGTTGATGGAGACGACGCGGTCCGCGTCGATGTCCACCACGTGGCACCGGAAGCCGACATCGGCGAAGGCGACCGCCGCCGACAATCCGATGAAGCCTCCGCCCCACACCATGATGGGCGCGTCGCGGCGAGCGATGAGGTCGGCTAGGCCGTGTTGCGTGTTGGGCCGGTCTGGCATGGGGTTCACCTATCGGTCGACGAAACTGTCAATTCGGGCGACTAAGAGGGTGCGTGGACGGCGGATGCCTTGCTCCGCAAGGGGACCTCGAACGACAGGCTGGCGTCTGCGGCGTTGCGCACCGTCACGGCTTGGGCTTCCTGTTCCCTGGAGCCGACCAGGGCGACCCAGACCCACGGGTCCGGTGGGATCCGGCGGGCGCCCCGGCCGGACCCGTGCGGCTGCCAGTGCTCCCGGACGTGGTGGCCGGCGGCCCGCATGTCGGTGGCGATGCGCAGGAACTGGTCCGCGTCGAAGTCCCCCAGCCGGTAGAGGTGCACCAGCGGTGCGCGCGGCAACGTGATGACACCGGCGATCCGCTCCGCGCCGCCGGCCGAGCTCCAGCACGATCGCGTGCCGGGGTCGAGTTGGCCGACGATGTGGTGGTACCCGCCACCGTCGGCGAGGATCCGGCCGTCGGCGCCGCGGAGGAGGAAGCTGAGACCGGCGTGGTACTGGGTTCCGTGCTGCCAGGACCAGTCCAGTACGACGTCGGTGCCGATCCGCCGGGATTCGGCGAGCACCGCGTGGATGTGGTCCGTCCGCTCCGCCAGGTGCGGTGCGGCTCTGCGCACCGCGATCAGCGCGGCCTCCGGATCCGACTTCGGCTGTGCCGCGGCACGCACGAGGCCGAGCCGGTCGAGCAGTTCTTCCGCCCGGTCGTCCTCCTGGGGAATCGCCTTGCGCTGCCGGTACAGGGCCAGGCGGGCTTCGCCGGGGCCGAGGCCGAGCTGTTCCGCCACGACGTCCACGACGCCGAAGTCCGTGTACACCGCCCGGAAAGTGACGTCGAGGCGCTGGAACACATCCGTCCACAACCGCGCCAAGGTGAGGTCGGCGGCCAGTTCCACCGGGTGCTGCCACATGACCGCGGTCAGGTGGGTCCAGCTCCGCAGCGGCTTGCGGACGTATCGGGCGATGAGCACCTCCCCGCTCGCCGCCACCGGTGCGCCGCCGTGGAGGAGTCCCGTGCCGTGCAGGGCGCGGAGCACGGCAGGCAGGGAGTCGGCGGTGAGGGCCAGCCTGCGTTCCTTGCGGTCCGGGAACACGAACATCCGCTCGTGCGCGGCCGAGCCGAATCGTTCGAAGGTCTCCGCGTACCCGACCGGCGCCGGCGTGAGCGGGATGAACCCGTAACGTGCCGAGATGTCCTGGAAGGAGCGCACGACAGCGGTGATGCGCTGCACGTCCTCGCCGGCGCGATCTACGAAGCCCCGGGGTGTTCGGGTGAAGGGGGTCTCCAAGGAATCGCTCCGTCCTTTGTCGACTGCGTCTGCACGCGCCCGTGAACGGGCGGGCCCTGTCCGGCCGTCGGTGCGTTCGTCCCTTCGCGACTCGCCGGGCCTGGTGAGCCGAGTCCCCGGCCGTCGCGGTGAACCGCTACCGGTGGTCGCCGGCCGCCTTGTCCCGCGTCGGGCGGACCGCGAGGTTGAGCCCCTGCCGCATGAGCGAGCGCTGGGCGAGGGTGACGTCGGTGCGAGTCCCGGTCGCGATGGCCACGTCCGAGCGGTTCATCGCGGAGAAGAGCAGTTCCGACGCGCGCCCGAAGGTCATCCCGGGGAACGAGTCGAGCAGCGCACCCACCAGGTTGTCGTAGGACAGGTCGTACGGTGAGTACCTGAGGTAGGTGGAGTACGCGCGCTCGCCCGGTCCGGAGACCTGCCACGGTTCGGGTGTCCCGAGCGACCAGAAGTAGGACTGCGGGTCGTTCCAGATGGGCGCGACGTGCTCCATGATCACGTCCGGGTTCCGGAGTTCTTCGGGCAGCAGGGTGCCGCCCGAGAACGCCTGCGGCGTGTCGTGGTCGCTCGTGATCCTCGTCGCGGCCGCCGAGCACCGCGGGCAGCCGGTGTCGAACCCGCCCAGTTGCAGCCGGAACTCGAAGTCGCTGTCCGGGGCGTGGACCATGTTCCGGAACGCGCCCCGGGAGTAGTCGTTGCGGATCCGGGCCTTGGCCAGCAACGCCGCCTGGTGGGCGTGGTGTTCGGTCTCGACGAGGAGGAGCTCGACCGGCTTGCCGGCGAACCACAGTTCGAAGACCACGTGTTCGAGCGGGTGCAGGTCCTTGCGGAGGTCGGACCAGCCGAGCTCGAAGTGCCTGGGCTGTGCGATGAACTCGTGTTGGCAGACGACGTTGAGGCCGGCATCCTTGACCGATTCGTAGATCTCGCTCCGCAAGCCGCACTCGATGGCCTCGGGTTTGATCAGTAAATATGATTGGCTGGTCATACGGAATGGTCTCCGTCCGAGTGGGGTCATCGGTCGAGGCGCGCTGAGGTGAAGCCGCGCCAATCCATTGCGCAATAGGCGTTCAGTGGTGCTCGACCGCTCAGCAGATTCGGATCGTCGGGGTTTGATACCCCTGATTCGGAATCAGCGCCGTTCGACGACCGTCGACGGTCGGTGGCGAAGAAAGGGCCGTGAATACTTACCGCACTGCGTCTTCACCGGCGTGGTATCGCCAAGTCGAGAGTACCGCAAACGGTGACGGAGGAAAAGGATTGACTTGTTGGAATTTCACTGCGGAACGCATGTGGTTCCGCTCCTGCTTGTTGTTCGGCTCTTGCTTGTCGTTCCGCTCTTGCTGCGATGACCGCCGGTGCCGTGGCCTGCCCGTGGTTCGACACCACGGGCAGGCCCGACCGCATCCGACGCGATCGCTACCGCGAACCGGTCGAGTTCGTCACGCGGGTTGCAGCGCTGCCTTCACCCGCTGCGTGAACTCGGCGACGGGGACCTCGACCTGCTCCTGGGCGACCAGGTCGCGAACGATCACCACGTCCCGCTCCCATTCCCGAACGCCGACGATCACCGCGACCCGCGCGCCGTCCTGGCTGGCGCGGACGAGTTCTTTGCCCAGTTTGCGCGGCTCGATCGGCACGGAGGTCCGCACGCCTTCCTGGCGCAGCCGACGTGCGAGTTCCCGGCACTCCGGCATGAGGGAGTCGTCGATCGGCACGACCGCCGCGTCCACCTCCGCGCCCGGCTGCGGGCGCAGCCCGTGCACGCTGAGGAAGTCGTGCAGCGTCACGTCGCCCATGCCGAAGCCGATGCCCGGGATCCGCTGCGTGGTGAACAAGCCCGCCAGGTCGCTGTACCGCCCACCTCCGAAGAGCGACCTCGTGTTGTCGGGGTGGAGGTCGAACACCTCGAACACGGTGCCGGTGTAGTACTGCAGGCCACGCACGATGAACGGGTCGAACTTGACCAGGTCCTTGGCCTCGCCCTTGAGCACCGTCGCCAGGTTGGACCGGCTCAGCGCGTCCGGCGAGA
This is a stretch of genomic DNA from Saccharothrix ecbatanensis. It encodes these proteins:
- a CDS encoding NAD-dependent epimerase/dehydratase family protein, which gives rise to MKSVVTGGSGFLGSTIAQLLLEQGHEVVVVDLLPPGSKGLHVDCRFVQGDVRNRELLAELFDGADEVFHLAGVLGTAELQESQELAIDVNIKGTVAVFETAVEHGVPRVFYPGKPNVWLNTYSITKYAAEQFARMSNLEHPDTKICSLRYYNAYGPGQALHPIRKIVPAFAAQAMRGLPLEVFGDGEQIVDMIYSRDLADLTIKFTRQCITDVVPDCGSGVGKTVNEVAALVNEHFGNNAGIKYLPMRSGETPRAVLTANLTELTTNFGLYDHSNYEESMKTTLEWYTDLSPSVLDEAARFYSWESARRPE
- a CDS encoding UDP binding domain-containing protein; protein product: MPDRPNTQHGLADLIARRDAPIMVWGGGFIGLSAAVAFADVGFRCHVVDIDADRVVSINNARVPVPGFEDRIPLRRELVDDGRLSAGLPDEVPWPAAVHVVCVNTDRSGKPVVEPLLDVLRRIRALHGAGGEVIVSIESTVNVRWLREEVLPTLLGDAPDWPGLHLIAAPRRDWMLSADMNLKTLPRVVGSWRDESRPLAEALYSSVSEHVHVARDWAHAALTKPVENLYRYLDLVLTNQLTEAYPDLDVVEVLKLAGTKWNMPTYHPSIGIGGYCIPLSPEFIVEDVAQSQAMPIVHSAREWSAAYPRQLAAKLRDLADGPIGILGVSYAPDARISEGSPAAALARCLRELGVEVRVHDPYFTPDEATHLTGSAPLAYPTGLAEVRMLVVATAHAEYRDLPDIITKLSSPPLIVDNLGLFREELVSRGIQYFELGALSVK
- a CDS encoding ATP phosphoribosyltransferase regulatory subunit; translated protein: METPFTRTPRGFVDRAGEDVQRITAVVRSFQDISARYGFIPLTPAPVGYAETFERFGSAAHERMFVFPDRKERRLALTADSLPAVLRALHGTGLLHGGAPVAASGEVLIARYVRKPLRSWTHLTAVMWQHPVELAADLTLARLWTDVFQRLDVTFRAVYTDFGVVDVVAEQLGLGPGEARLALYRQRKAIPQEDDRAEELLDRLGLVRAAAQPKSDPEAALIAVRRAAPHLAERTDHIHAVLAESRRIGTDVVLDWSWQHGTQYHAGLSFLLRGADGRILADGGGYHHIVGQLDPGTRSCWSSAGGAERIAGVITLPRAPLVHLYRLGDFDADQFLRIATDMRAAGHHVREHWQPHGSGRGARRIPPDPWVWVALVGSREQEAQAVTVRNAADASLSFEVPLRSKASAVHAPS